The DNA window TTGTGATTTTTAAGAGAAACCGCCTGTCAACTGAAAACAAGTGAGTCCGGGACaaagtgtcctgctgtgttTAATTTTGAGAGAAATCTCCAAAACAGTCCATGTGTTTTACCTTAGAgataaaatgatgaaataaaagaatatcAAGATCaagagatttttttatttgtttaggaAAATAAGCtgatttaattttcaaagaGGGAAACGTAGATTTTAATCTCTCACAGTTGTTGCAGGTTTAACTGCGGCAGATTTTACTTCAGGATATTTAAGGCATTTAATATTCCGCTTGAATATTCTGCTGCATTAAAATGAGTCAGAAAACCATCATACATCCAAACCTCATGTTTATAGAACAAATCTTCAAATTCACCTTAAAAACATCCGAAATGTAAAGTTTTTAAACCTTTAAATTCCACAATTTAAAAACCAACGaaaagttaaaatgaaaatatcattTAATCAAAACTGGAAACAAAGAATATTTCATGACTTTTACCTTCAACCAAAATTTCTCAATTTGTTGATTTCAAATAGAGAACCAGCTGTAaactattatttttaaattggcTTTGCATTGACTTCATATATAAACCTGCAATAATTTACTTTCTGTAGAAATGGAAGCGTTCACATCCTGAATCTGCTTtagtttgatcatttatatcagaaacacaaagaaaagagaaaatcatcCATAACATCCAGATCCGTGCGTGTGTCCGTGTGCACAACAGAGACACAACTTTACACACGGAGAGAAAAAGTCTTCTCCAGAGAGTCCTCCCCGGGGACAGGTGTCCTGCTCCCGCTGTCCCTACCATGTCCTCAGGCCCGGGGACACGTGTCCTGCTCTCGCTGTCCCTACCATGTCCTCAGGCCCGGGGACAGGTGTCCTGCTCCCGCTGTCCCTACCATGTCCTCAGGCCCGGGGACAGGTGTCCTGCTCCCGCTGTCCCTACCATGTCCTCAGGCCCGGGGACAGGTGTCCTGCTCTCGCTGTCCCTACCATGTCCTCAGGCCCGGGGACACGTGTCCTGCTCCCGCTGTCCCTACCATGTCCTCAGGCCCGGGGACAGGTGTCCTGCTCCCGCTCTCCCTACCATGTCCTCAGGCCCGGGGACAGGTGTCCTGCTCTCGCTGTCCCTACCATGTCCTCAGGCCCGGGGACACGTGTCCTGCTCCCGCTCTCCCTACCATGTCCTCAGGCCCGGGGACAGGTGTCCTGCTCCCGCTGTCCCTACCATGTCCTCCCCGGGGACACGTGTCCTCAGGCCCGGGGACAGGTGTCCTGCTCCCGCTGTCCCTACCATGTCCTCCCGTACAGCAGGCTGGAGCCCATCATGCTGTTGCTGTATTCAATGAGCGCCGCGTCCGTTTGCGTCATGTTCATCTGCGCATGAAGTCCCATCGGAGGACTGGAGGACAAGGGGGACaagtcctccagctcctccgggGACGACATGTggttcacctgctgctgcagcggggTCGGTGTCACCCCGTCCCCCGAGCTGCGGTGCCGGTCCCCGGGCAGGCTGGAGCTCTTCCCGGTCTTGGAGAGAACCGGAgacccggaggaggaggaccggGACAGACCGGCTCCTCCTGCCCCTCCTCCGGGGGCCGGGGCCGGGGTCTTGTCCTTGGACTGTCGCTTGAGCTTGTAGCGGTGGTTCTGGAACCAGATCTTCACCTGGTTGGCGCTGAGGTGGATGAGTCCGGCCAGGTGGTCGCGCTCCGGGGCCGAGAGATACTTCTGCTGCTTGAAGATCCGCTCGAGCTCCAGGACCTGGACCTGCGAGAAGAGCACGCGCCGCTTCCTGCGAGGGCCCGCGTGCAGCGCCTTGCTTCCGGGGGGGTCCATCCCGGAGAGCGAGCCCCCCATCCCGGAGAGCGAGCCCCCCATCCCGGGCAGGCTCATCCCGCAGGACGGGCCCATGAACCGGGAGACTTCGGGGACACACgatgaataacacaaataaaaacagtttaattCCACGGTTAGAAAACATTCGATTAATTGATTTACACATtggaaaaaattaaatgaaactacagaaaatattgacattaaaaACGAAATTACCTGAAAGTTTTGTGGAACAAGAAATTTACTTATAATATATCTTGATGTAAATTGAATAATTCGTTAAATTTAAGTTCTAGTCAAATTGACAGAATTCAACGGTTAGAAAAACATCttttgattcattgatttacAGATTGTacgaaataaaataaaaccatgtagaaaatattgaaattaaaaacGAAATTACCTGAAAGTTTTGTGGAACAAGAAATTTACTTTTCTTTAGGGATCGTCCAACTTACAAACAAACGATTATTTCCTGACAGAGGCCTAAATGATGTTGGTTCaatacaaacattaaaatatcttgattTAAATTGAATAATTCGTTAAATTTAAGTTAAAGTAAAATTTATAGTTTTAAATGTACACATTAGAAGTCGAATATTAAAACTGTCCTGAGTCatcagaggaagaaggaaatcTAGTTCCAATGAAATAATATATCCggtcttttcttttctcgttGAGAATCAAACTTTGGATTTTTAACCTCGTTATAACCTAACCTAAGTTATAgtaacatttacagtttttgtTCGTTcgatattttaaaatgtaaacattagaAAGTGgaagttaaatattaaaactgtcATCAGAGGAAGAACGACAtctacttaaataaaataatatatcagGTCTTTTCTTTTGGGTTTTTAAACTCGTCTTCTCCATCAGTTGAATAAGATCTTCAACatcatttgatttgatatgaTTTAAATTAAAGTATAGAGTATTCTTTACCCCATTCACCATTTTCATGTCATTTAAATCAACTTAAATTGAACTTTTCATATGATTTAAATCAACTCAAACATGAACAGTGGATTCGCTCACTTGTCGGGTATCTCGGCTCCGGGTTCCCGTACCACGCCGCCGCTCCCCCCCCACGCACCGGGTCCTGGTAGGCCGGCAGCTCGGTCCCGAGACCCCCGTTACAGAATCCCCCCACGGGCCCGGGGAACTGCGACCCCCCGTGGGGCACGTGGTGGGTGACGTGGTAGGGCCCGCCGGGTCCCAGGGCGGCTGCAGCGGTGGAGGCCgaggctgaggaagaggaggaggaggaggaggatgaagatgggGAGGACatgtggtggtgatggtggtggtggtgatggtggtggagatgaggaggatgctgctgctgcgtaCCGGGCTGGGAGACGTGCTGCGGCCGGTAGGCGGGCTCCAGCCCCCCGAGCCTCCGGTAGCTGGGGTCCTCCATCGGGCTCAGGAGGTCGCTGACGGAGAAGCGGCTGCAGAGCTTCGGGCTGAAGGACATGGCGCCGGGCCGCTGCTCCCTCTGTCCGGCTCCCTCCCGccgctgtgctgctgctgctgctgctgctgctgcctcctcctctgcgtCCCTGAAGGAGTGACTCCtggtccgggggggggggaggaggaggagggaggagagctgTTCCTATCCCACCggacccgggggggggggcggagcgaCCGGGACAATGACAGCTGAGGGAACCGGGTCTGgatctagagagagagagagagggagagagggagagagattccTTCAGACTGAGGGTCCGAGTCTCAATCAGGCTCcacacatcacaacaacaacaacaacaacaacaacacaacatcaccACCACAACACAAGTAACTTCTCCACAGAACAATCACAATATCATCTTTACTCATATTCACTTGTCTTATGATCATGATTCTGATCTGAGCTcgtttctctccatcttcactcaCTGATCATTAACAccatagttttatttttattgattttattataattatttttattatttacatttaatcTTAATGAGCTCACTCGTGTTTCTAACCGACTCACACGCACCTGCCTCCatgtgcctgtgcgtgtgtcTCACTTTCTTTTCCGTGAATGGAGCTAACGGTCTGTGTGACGTCAGACTTCAGCTTCGTCTCCGTCTCATTTGGAAACTTTGgactttaaagtttaaatgttttgttttcagtaaaTGAAGTAAAGTTTATTAATTGTTCTCAGATCCGAGTCACAAAGAACTGAAGAAGTTCGAGCATCAGattcaaagtgaaaacagaacaaagtaAAACTATAAAGAATAAAGAAGCTAAATCTCCTGAACGTTTTAATTTAACTATGAAAGTGTCtaaaattaaatgattttattattgttgttgattAAGTTCAGATTTTCCTCTGTTGACAAAACCTGCGACAAAAAGATGTTTAGAGTGAAAATATTCTTCTGTCTTTATCGATAAatctttttactgttttaaGTTAATTCAAATTTTCTTctgtaaataaatcaaatgagttgtaaatagtttttacagccataaaatattaaaatctgtCATTTAACAAAGGTGTAGCCTAATTTATTTTTGCGTTGTTATAGTTGCTTTAATAATGAAGTTATCATAATTGGTAATATTAAcaagtttaatttttaaatgtctATTTGTCTAATTCTagataaagttaaaaaaaatatttaaggttaaagttaaaCCGAAACTCAACTTTAGATTCTATTTCAGATTTATTAGATTTATCAGTTTACTTTatcatcaataatcaataatccaGATTtcaagctgcagcttcagttaaTTTCTCTCAGTGAAGATCAGCCAATCACCTGCTGACCTGCGGCGTCACGTCACCTTACGTCACCTCACGTTCCTGACGTTTTTATAACCAGGATCCCGCGGCTCGTCCCCGTCCAGAGACCGAGTGCACCTCAGAAACCGGGACCAGGCCGGGACCGGTACGGGACCAGACCGGGACCAGGTCCTAGCCAGTCCGGGATCAGACCGGGGCAGGACCCGGAACCAGACTTCATGCTGGAGCCTGAAACCAGATCTGAAGactcctccagatgtttattccCTTTAACATCTGTATTTAACTCTGTAAGAAATTTATTATCACGAGTTTTTATTGTCGTTTAACATTAATATTCATAAAGAATTTAATGTTAAGTTGACGGTGAATTTAACGTTTTGGATTTCATTATAATATCTATGTTGCCTCTGTTTctcatgttttaatgtgtttagtCACTTTTATTGATCATATTTAAAATGATCTAACATTATTATCTTACATGAGGATTTCTGTCTGATTCTGTTGATGATGAATACGATCAAATGTCATTTTATTGGAATGTGTTTAATAAAGTTAATGCTGTTTAACGACTTTAATGAAGCTTTAT is part of the Limanda limanda chromosome 18, fLimLim1.1, whole genome shotgun sequence genome and encodes:
- the nkx2.4b gene encoding NK2 homeobox 4b, translating into MSFSPKLCSRFSVSDLLSPMEDPSYRRLGGLEPAYRPQHVSQPGTQQQHPPHLHHHHHHHHHHHMSSPSSSSSSSSSSSASASTAAAALGPGGPYHVTHHVPHGGSQFPGPVGGFCNGGLGTELPAYQDPVRGGGAAAWYGNPEPRYPTISRFMGPSCGMSLPGMGGSLSGMGGSLSGMDPPGSKALHAGPRRKRRVLFSQVQVLELERIFKQQKYLSAPERDHLAGLIHLSANQVKIWFQNHRYKLKRQSKDKTPAPAPGGGAGGAGLSRSSSSGSPVLSKTGKSSSLPGDRHRSSGDGVTPTPLQQQVNHMSSPEELEDLSPLSSSPPMGLHAQMNMTQTDAALIEYSNSMMGSSLLYGRTW